A stretch of the Denticeps clupeoides chromosome 6, fDenClu1.1, whole genome shotgun sequence genome encodes the following:
- the acer3 gene encoding alkaline ceramidase 3 isoform X2: MAPPTGRPGYWGTPTSTLDWCEDNYVVSFYVAEFWNTVSNLIMILPPIYGAIKTFKDGLETRYVFAFLGLAAVGIGSWCFHMTLLYEMQLLDELPMIYSCCVFVYCLYECFKQEHAISYFPISILLVYSIAVSVVYLQWKEPVFHQVMYAALVGCLVIRSVFIVTWVYPWLRPLCYTSLGVFLLGFLLWNIDNILCDSLRATRQTLPPVVGAVTQFHAWWHILTGLGSYFHILFSLQIRSTYLKQRPKVKFLCGIWPMMHIESQKTS, from the exons ATGGCTCCTCCGACGGGCAGGCCGGGATACTGGGGGACGCCGACCTCCACGCTCGACTGGTGCGAGGACAACTACGTGGTGTCCTTCTACGTGGCGGAGTTCT GGAACACCGTCAGCAACCTGATTATGATTCTTCCTCCCATCTACGGAGCCATCAAGACATTCAAAGACGGCCTTGAAACCCGCTATGTGTTTGCCTTTCTTGGACTTGCAG CTGTTGGCATTGGATCATGGTGCTTCCACATGACCCTGCTGTATGAGATGCAG TTACTTGATGAGTTGCCAATGATctacagctgctgtgtgtttgtatacTGTTT GTACGAATGCTTCAAGCAGGAACATGCAATCAGCTATTTTCCCATTTCCATTTTGCTGGTATATAGCATCGCAGTCAGTGTG GTGTACTTACAATGGAAAGAACCTGTCTTTCATCAG GTTATGTATGCTGCTCTTGTTGGCTGTTTGGTGATAAGATCTGTGTTCATAGTCACGTG gGTTTATCCATGGCTTCGCCCGCTGTGCTACACCTCTTTAGGTGTCTTCCTCTTGGGATTTCTTTTGTGGAACATAGATAATATTCTGTGTGACTCTTTGAg AGCCACTCGACAAACGCTGCCCCCTGTGGTCGGTGCCGTCACACAGTTTCATGCCTGGTGGCATATTCTAACAGGACTGGGGTCTTACTTCCATATCCTCTTCAG CCTCCAGATTAGgtcaacctacctcaagcaaagACCAAAGGTAAAG TTTTTATGTGGAATCTGGCCAATGATGCACATTGAGTCCCAGAAGACCAGCTGA
- the acer3 gene encoding alkaline ceramidase 3 isoform X1, protein MAPPTGRPGYWGTPTSTLDWCEDNYVVSFYVAEFWNTVSNLIMILPPIYGAIKTFKDGLETRYVFAFLGLAAVGIGSWCFHMTLLYEMQLLDELPMIYSCCVFVYCLYECFKQEHAISYFPISILLVYSIAVSVVYLQWKEPVFHQVMYAALVGCLVIRSVFIVTWVYPWLRPLCYTSLGVFLLGFLLWNIDNILCDSLRATRQTLPPVVGAVTQFHAWWHILTGLGSYFHILFSLQIRSTYLKQRPKVKELSPFFPMTLNQPTSTPLLSPAHTFDRPPALSVVEC, encoded by the exons ATGGCTCCTCCGACGGGCAGGCCGGGATACTGGGGGACGCCGACCTCCACGCTCGACTGGTGCGAGGACAACTACGTGGTGTCCTTCTACGTGGCGGAGTTCT GGAACACCGTCAGCAACCTGATTATGATTCTTCCTCCCATCTACGGAGCCATCAAGACATTCAAAGACGGCCTTGAAACCCGCTATGTGTTTGCCTTTCTTGGACTTGCAG CTGTTGGCATTGGATCATGGTGCTTCCACATGACCCTGCTGTATGAGATGCAG TTACTTGATGAGTTGCCAATGATctacagctgctgtgtgtttgtatacTGTTT GTACGAATGCTTCAAGCAGGAACATGCAATCAGCTATTTTCCCATTTCCATTTTGCTGGTATATAGCATCGCAGTCAGTGTG GTGTACTTACAATGGAAAGAACCTGTCTTTCATCAG GTTATGTATGCTGCTCTTGTTGGCTGTTTGGTGATAAGATCTGTGTTCATAGTCACGTG gGTTTATCCATGGCTTCGCCCGCTGTGCTACACCTCTTTAGGTGTCTTCCTCTTGGGATTTCTTTTGTGGAACATAGATAATATTCTGTGTGACTCTTTGAg AGCCACTCGACAAACGCTGCCCCCTGTGGTCGGTGCCGTCACACAGTTTCATGCCTGGTGGCATATTCTAACAGGACTGGGGTCTTACTTCCATATCCTCTTCAG CCTCCAGATTAGgtcaacctacctcaagcaaagACCAAAGGTAAAG GAACTGAGCCCCTTCTTTCCCATGACCCTCAACCAGCCCACCTCCACACCTCTCCTCTCCCCAGCTCACACCTTTGACAGACCCCCGGCGCTGTCCGTGGTGGAATGTTGA